A stretch of the Leucoraja erinacea ecotype New England chromosome 40, Leri_hhj_1, whole genome shotgun sequence genome encodes the following:
- the LOC129714726 gene encoding GTP-binding protein Rheb-like isoform X2 translates to MAPAKSRKIAVLGYRSVGKSSLAVQFVDGRFVDCYDPTIENTFTKTLNFDGQEFYLQLVDTAGQDEYSIFSFSHTVNIHGYILVYSVTSMKSFEMIKIIRSKLLDKVGKIHRPSSPHYAPPFEPPCFCQMCRVVKIEEGKKLAHSWGAAFLESSAKQNDYLEFPRFLHSSTHMGIYSGQLNYQPARVWNMRGKGNQSRGESANSTLTAFALKHAYI, encoded by the exons ATGGCTCCGGCGAAGTCGCGGAAGATTGCGGTGCTAGGGTACAGATCAGTCG GAAAGTCGTCTCTGGCAGTCCAATTTGTGGATGGACGTTTCGTGGATTGTTACGACCCTACAATTGAGAATA CATTTACTAAAACCTTAAACTTCGATGGGCAAGAGTTCTACCTGCAGCTAGTAGATACTGCTGGGCAG GATGAGTATTCCATTTTCAGCTTCTCCCACACAGTGAACATTCATGGGTATATTTTGGTTTACTCTGTAACATCTATGAAGAG TTTTGAGATGATTAAGATAATTCGCAGTAAACTACTGGACAAAGTGGGGAAAATCCA CCGGCCATCATCTCCACATTATGCTCCACCTTTTGAACCTCCATGTTTTTGCCAAATGTGCAG agtggtgaaaattgaagAAGGGAAGAAACTCGCACATTCTTGGGGAGCTGCATTCTTGGAATCGTCGGCAAAACAGAATGAT tatCTGGAATTCCCCAGGTTCCTGCACTCATCAACACACATgggaatttacagtggccaattaaactaccagcctgcacgtgtttggaacatgagagggaagggaaaccagtcacggggagaaagtgcaaactccacactgacagcatttGCACTGAAGCATGCATACATCTGA
- the LOC129714726 gene encoding GTP-binding protein Rheb-like isoform X1, with protein sequence MAPAKSRKIAVLGYRSVGKSSLAVQFVDGRFVDCYDPTIENTFTKTLNFDGQEFYLQLVDTAGQDEYSIFSFSHTVNIHGYILVYSVTSMKSFEMIKIIRSKLLDKVGKIHRPSSPHYAPPFEPPCFCQMCRIPTVLVANKKDLTKQRVVKIEEGKKLAHSWGAAFLESSAKQNDYLEFPRFLHSSTHMGIYSGQLNYQPARVWNMRGKGNQSRGESANSTLTAFALKHAYI encoded by the exons ATGGCTCCGGCGAAGTCGCGGAAGATTGCGGTGCTAGGGTACAGATCAGTCG GAAAGTCGTCTCTGGCAGTCCAATTTGTGGATGGACGTTTCGTGGATTGTTACGACCCTACAATTGAGAATA CATTTACTAAAACCTTAAACTTCGATGGGCAAGAGTTCTACCTGCAGCTAGTAGATACTGCTGGGCAG GATGAGTATTCCATTTTCAGCTTCTCCCACACAGTGAACATTCATGGGTATATTTTGGTTTACTCTGTAACATCTATGAAGAG TTTTGAGATGATTAAGATAATTCGCAGTAAACTACTGGACAAAGTGGGGAAAATCCA CCGGCCATCATCTCCACATTATGCTCCACCTTTTGAACCTCCATGTTTTTGCCAAATGTGCAG AATACCGACAGTGCTAGTTGCAAATAAGAAAGACCTTACCAAACAAAG agtggtgaaaattgaagAAGGGAAGAAACTCGCACATTCTTGGGGAGCTGCATTCTTGGAATCGTCGGCAAAACAGAATGAT tatCTGGAATTCCCCAGGTTCCTGCACTCATCAACACACATgggaatttacagtggccaattaaactaccagcctgcacgtgtttggaacatgagagggaagggaaaccagtcacggggagaaagtgcaaactccacactgacagcatttGCACTGAAGCATGCATACATCTGA
- the LOC129714726 gene encoding GTP-binding protein Rheb-like isoform X3, producing MAPAKSRKIAVLGYRSVGKSSLAVQFVDGRFVDCYDPTIENTFTKTLNFDGQEFYLQLVDTAGQDEYSIFSFSHTVNIHGYILVYSVTSMKSFEMIKIIRSKLLDKVGKIHRPSSPHYAPPFEPPCFCQMCRIPTVLVANKKDLTKQRVVKIEEGKKLAHSWGAAFLESSAKQNDTTVQIFKMMIQEIEKPAGYVQDRKCDMM from the exons ATGGCTCCGGCGAAGTCGCGGAAGATTGCGGTGCTAGGGTACAGATCAGTCG GAAAGTCGTCTCTGGCAGTCCAATTTGTGGATGGACGTTTCGTGGATTGTTACGACCCTACAATTGAGAATA CATTTACTAAAACCTTAAACTTCGATGGGCAAGAGTTCTACCTGCAGCTAGTAGATACTGCTGGGCAG GATGAGTATTCCATTTTCAGCTTCTCCCACACAGTGAACATTCATGGGTATATTTTGGTTTACTCTGTAACATCTATGAAGAG TTTTGAGATGATTAAGATAATTCGCAGTAAACTACTGGACAAAGTGGGGAAAATCCA CCGGCCATCATCTCCACATTATGCTCCACCTTTTGAACCTCCATGTTTTTGCCAAATGTGCAG AATACCGACAGTGCTAGTTGCAAATAAGAAAGACCTTACCAAACAAAG agtggtgaaaattgaagAAGGGAAGAAACTCGCACATTCTTGGGGAGCTGCATTCTTGGAATCGTCGGCAAAACAGAATGAT ACCACAGTGCAAATATTCAAAATGATGATCCAGGAAATTGAAAAACCCGCTGGGTATGTCCAGGACAGGAAATGTGACATGATGTAG
- the LOC129714726 gene encoding GTP-binding protein Rheb-like isoform X4 yields MAPAKSRKIAVLGYRSVGKSSLAVQFVDGRFVDCYDPTIENTFTKTLNFDGQEFYLQLVDTAGQDEYSIFSFSHTVNIHGYILVYSVTSMKSFEMIKIIRSKLLDKVGKIHRPSSPHYAPPFEPPCFCQMCRVVKIEEGKKLAHSWGAAFLESSAKQNDTTVQIFKMMIQEIEKPAGYVQDRKCDMM; encoded by the exons ATGGCTCCGGCGAAGTCGCGGAAGATTGCGGTGCTAGGGTACAGATCAGTCG GAAAGTCGTCTCTGGCAGTCCAATTTGTGGATGGACGTTTCGTGGATTGTTACGACCCTACAATTGAGAATA CATTTACTAAAACCTTAAACTTCGATGGGCAAGAGTTCTACCTGCAGCTAGTAGATACTGCTGGGCAG GATGAGTATTCCATTTTCAGCTTCTCCCACACAGTGAACATTCATGGGTATATTTTGGTTTACTCTGTAACATCTATGAAGAG TTTTGAGATGATTAAGATAATTCGCAGTAAACTACTGGACAAAGTGGGGAAAATCCA CCGGCCATCATCTCCACATTATGCTCCACCTTTTGAACCTCCATGTTTTTGCCAAATGTGCAG agtggtgaaaattgaagAAGGGAAGAAACTCGCACATTCTTGGGGAGCTGCATTCTTGGAATCGTCGGCAAAACAGAATGAT ACCACAGTGCAAATATTCAAAATGATGATCCAGGAAATTGAAAAACCCGCTGGGTATGTCCAGGACAGGAAATGTGACATGATGTAG